CAAATTAATTTGAAGAACACAGTTTGATgtggtgcattttgtatgatatACATCCTACTAAAGCTCTATTGAGATTTACGGTTTACCCCATGTCATGCAGTTTGCCTAACATATGTCCTAGTAAAACTTTGTTGAGATTTGCCCCGGGTAGTGACTACCTTCCTAAAGGAACATGCCTGCAGGTTTGACAGATATGTAGAATATGTGGAATGCCAACTACAGCAAATCCAATTTGGAAAGTCATATATATAATTCTTTTACAAACCAGATTGGACTCGAACTTAGGATCTCCTTGCAAAGTTGGAATAATATAATGCCCAGCAACTCATACTTTTGAAGTCTAGACGACAGTATGTTTTTCCTGCATTCCAAAGCCATATTTATTTGCTTGGATTTCCTAGTCTTACTCTGATATGCTATTATTTATCTAGGACCTCCAATTAACATGATGATCGGTATGAACAACATACTCTAGAGCAGCACAAAGGTATGTCCTTAGGCTCGAGCCAGAGTTGATCCAGAGAAAGTCAATAAAATTATACTGCATATAGATTGACCTCCGAGATTTTATAGCTTCGAATTGTACAAAACTTGAAAATCTTCTCACTGGAATCAGAGTCAGGTGTACGTTCAAGCTCATGAACTACTGATTATGAAGATTAACTCAATATTAAACTCCGATTGCATGTAAACAAGATTATTAGAACAAGAGAAAATTTGATAACTTTACGTACCTGCAATAGATCACCAACGTTGACAATGAGTGATCCCGGAACAGGGGATATGGTAAACCATTCTTCTCCTTTCCGAACTTGAAGACCCTCAACCTGGTCATCTAGCAGGACAGTGAGCACACTCCCATCAGAATGGGGTCTAAGTCCATTCACCAGATCTGGCTGAGGACAAGGAGGGTAATAATTGATTCTGAGCTGAAGCAGGGATTCCTTGATAAGGGTTTGAACATAATCAGAGTCTAACCCTAAACCCTCAGAAAGAAAACCCAGCAACTTATCTGTAAGATTGAGTACCTCTTCTCCATATTTTTCATAGGTTTCCCTGCATTATCCACCCACAAATCAATCAGCATCCATTCATGCTTCAAATTGCAAATTGGCTATGCATGTTGTAATTAACTTTGTTTACCTGTACGTGTGGGGTGTTTTTGGCCAGTGTTCAACTGCCATGACAGAGGGTGGGTAGACATAGTGAACAAGGGCATCAACCCAATCCAAAACTGTGTCATCCGAGATGTCAAAGAAGCGACCATAGCCTTCAAGCATACGAGTACCAGGTCTTACTGGACActgttttcttttttcttctaaAGGAAGATCAAAGAATTCTTGTGACACCCGTTTGATCCTCTCCAGCAATGAAAGATCTATCCCATGATTTATTACCTTCAAAAACGAATGGCAAACCCCTGAAATCAGTGACCctgatataaaaaaattaaaatacccaATTGGGGTATATGTAAGTTTTAGTAGTGTTTGTGTACAAACCTGGAAGAAGCCCCAGTCTTCGGATGCTTTGGCTATCTGGGTTACTATTTCTGAGTGGTGAGCTGCTAGATCGATGACAGGAATAGATTGTGGAGCTTCAATCGCAGGGACTGGCCTTTGATCAGATGGAAGAATATATCGAGCAGGGACTTCTTTAAGTTGATTTTCATGGAGAGTTTGCACCAGATCTATTGGCCGCTGTAGTCTCTCAAATTGCTTCAGAAGAGCATCCATCACTGGTGATGATCTATAGATTCTAAAAAACAATGAACTCTACTTCAAGAATTCAGGTGTTCGATTCAAAAAATGCACAATGAATTCTCCTTCAAGACAGAAAGTCTTCTAAAGTAATTTAAAAAGACACTGTTGATAATCCTGACGTAACCAAAGACCCACTATACAGAAGTACAAATTATTATACTCGATTATATTCCAGGCCCTCGTGAGAATCCTACAGCATGTGTTGAGAGGAGGACAATAAATATTACAAGTGATGATAATATCCTATCTACCACTACAAATGTTATGAGAGTTACTAGTTCTTGGCTTGCAGGTAATTATAAATTTTCGTTTACCATTGTTAGGTTATGTTGGCTTTGGTAGATTGATATTTatcaatttgattttttaaaatattataaattacagttatgtataaatatatttaataaattatgagTATTATTGGTTAGTTAGAAGAAGGGGAATTTATAAGTGATCTTAAGTTTCAAAATAAAGTAAACATTCAagcataattatatttttttactacTTAGAGAGATAAGTATTTGGTAtcatttataaaaataatattacacATTCACAAAAAGGTAGGTGGATATAAAATCCAATCTCTAGATTTTATACAAGACCAACATTTGAATCATTACACATAAACAAATCAAGTTGTTAAACAACAAGTAGTAGTAGAAGGTGGGGGAGGTGGGTCTCGATCACTCAATTTACCCCATAGATCAACAAAGTCTGGAGTATCTATGAGAGGGTCCCAACCCTCATCATCTTTACCTTTATCTTCTTCTTCATGAGCTAGTGAAATTACAAAAGTCAGGTGTTGAAATATATTGGAATCAAACCAGCTAGAAGCTCCACCAAAAGGTGACATAGAAGTTATGCTCATGGAAGATGGATTCGCAACCAACCTCATTGTCCACAATCTCCTCTAGCAACTATAGGACAAGCTTGCAAACAAATAGCACAATTGCTACAACTAGAAAGCCTTTGTCATCATCAATGCTTACAAGGAGGTGAGTGGCGCCGAGACAATGATGAAGTTAAGGGAACTCTAACCACAACACAAGGGACATTTCCCTACTTGTAGAGAAGTACTTATAGGTGAGCCACTTCCAATGAAACATTATTATCCTACACATGAATTTGTAACAAcacaataaatgataaataattgcTTTGGAAATTGAAATATGCTAATCATCAGAGCAATTAGCAAAGATTATCTTTCTTGAACCAAGAGAACTTATTTGTGGTATGTACTTTCATGAGAGAATCTTTAACATTATCCAAAATGTCAACCTTTTCTAACAAGACTTTACCATTCTCTACCATTTGTCACATAATGATCTACTAGGCATCAAATGCTTAGTAGGAGCATGATACATAAGATTTTTGGCCAAATATATGCCACAATAATTATCATATTCAATCCTTACAGTCTTGCAATCAAAATAATAACCATGCCAAATATTTGCAATCATACTGTCTCTTTAGAGATATTTTTAGCAATCATATACTTTGCTTTTTGTGGTGAACAAAAAAAAGTAGGATACCTTTTACACATTCAACTCTCTACACCTCTAGGTAGAGagaaaacatatccactagtggaccTTCGATTATCCAAATCACTGGcagttgggtaagtgcaccaagatggtgaacaaaaaggggggtataagtggacaggtaaacctaaacttcaaagagatatttgaaggtcatgcactcaaaactacgagttgagaaaacaataagaattgtagtactctgaatctagtttctaaactattaatttttttaaaaattggataatattaagagggtcaaacctttcatgtACGAAAAACTGTTCcggattttttcagaaaaatatagcatagctgttttcgtgcgttgcacaaaatatatagttagatgtagtattttgcaaaaccctttggtaggatgataggtaagagtgagatctagacgttgtgtatttttttgtaatttttcgttgagtatttttttttcaatgattttttgaagtgactgcatcttgaaaatttggtacctgtacATGCactaggcataacttgcatcaaaataataaaaaatgcaatttttttttaaaaagtgtatagaatctagtgtagaacaataatatataatttattttgaattttgtcaagtatatcaaaagttattaaaaaaatggtagacatatgtctgtgaggactatcaagggactgataaagaaaattaaagtttactatgctaacattgtccaaaaatagaaaaatttatatggtcagaaaactaagaagatgtgtgagattatggtggtaattttagagattcccacttgatcatttgtaaacctgatgatgatgaagtcgagaaatcatgttggaggatgaacaaacgtgtaaagggacaacaaaagggggaaaatgggcttgcaagccttagggtcgttttccaaccctcttaccaagccaaaacccacacaggttttgaaaaacaaaaagtgttattcgcagttctaaataacccgtacgggttatgtagaactaaaaccattatttttagttttacaaaacccatacgggttatgaaggcataataatgtatgcttgtaaacttagcatttactacacatattttagacatacctatataatatgtgtttatgtatatatatatgcatatctatagttatatatacatatatttatatagatatatgtatatatgtttgtatacatgcatgtatctcttcttttcttctctctctcgtcttccttccccctctgcttatcctattctattcatctcttcctatctcctattctctctcttacccttaccctctctctctctctctct
This genomic stretch from Cryptomeria japonica chromosome 8, Sugi_1.0, whole genome shotgun sequence harbors:
- the LOC131043680 gene encoding oxoglutarate-dependent flavonoid 7-O-demethylase 1; its protein translation is MDALLKQFERLQRPIDLVQTLHENQLKEVPARYILPSDQRPVPAIEAPQSIPVIDLAAHHSEIVTQIAKASEDWGFFQVINHGIDLSLLERIKRVSQEFFDLPLEEKRKQCPVRPGTRMLEGYGRFFDISDDTVLDWVDALVHYVYPPSVMAVEHWPKTPHTYRETYEKYGEEVLNLTDKLLGFLSEGLGLDSDYVQTLIKESLLQLRINYYPPCPQPDLVNGLRPHSDGSVLTVLLDDQVEGLQVRKGEEWFTISPVPGSLIVNVGDLLQIVSNGKYKSAEHRAVVNTNQYRMSVVLFLLAEDGVSIAPAPELIDESHPRLYQSTISEEYGITYMSNAHRGKAPVEALLIEQQS